The genomic DNA TTGGACCTGATGAAATGCTGTACATATGTACCGGTGATACCTGGCAAGCGGAAATTGCCCAGGATATCAATAATTCAGGAGGGAAAATTCTACGGTTAACACCCGAAGGGGATATACCTGATGATAACCCATTTAATGATTCCCCGGTTTACTCTCTGGGTCACCGTAATACCCAGGGACTTGCCTGGCATCCTGAAACAGGAATTCTTTTTTCTTCCGAACACGGGCCTTCCGGGGAGTTTGGGCTACGTGATAAGGACATTATTAATATTATTGAAAAGGGAGGAAATTATGGTTGGCCTTTAGTCTTAGGTGATGCCAATGTAGAACCATATATTGATCCGATAATTATGTGGCCTCAGGCTACACCACCCTCTGGCATGACTTTCTGGAATAATGATTTATTTGTAGCAACTTTACGAAGCAGGGCTTTACTGAGAATTCGTATGACTTTAAAAGACGACTCTTATGAAATAACTGCCATTGATCGTTTATTTGCTGCAGATTGGTCTAATGGCACCTATGG from Atribacterota bacterium includes the following:
- a CDS encoding PQQ-dependent sugar dehydrogenase, whose amino-acid sequence is MKNNNYQSFFIFLISILLIWQLSLNAQTNQPIVGEPPQSIEDNFILEPAEYHVETWVENLDIPWELVFLSENKALVTERNGQIRLIENSILQQEPYKVVDEVAHIGEGGLMGFAKHPRYPQQKYLYIMHTYLGDNELYNRVIRFIDTGNTMEFDKIIIDKIPGSQVHNGGRIAFGPDEMLYICTGDTWQAEIAQDINNSGGKILRLTPEGDIPDDNPFNDSPVYSLGHRNTQGLAWHPETGILFSSEHGPSGEFGLRDKDIINIIEKGGNYGWPLVLGDANVEPYIDPIIMWPQATPPSGMTFWNNDLFVATLRSRALLRIRMTLKDDSYEITAIDRLFAADWSNGTYG